AAATTTCCATTTCCAACCTTCTGCTTCTGTAACTTTCTTAGAGCCTACTTTCTTTCCATTTCTTAATAGATTGATTGTAATTTCTGTAGGTCTCTTTCCGTCTTGGTTATTTGCATCATCCCAAGTCTTTGAACCTTCAACAGATATTTTTTCAGTTTCTCTTGTATTAGTTACTGTAAATCCATTTTCTGCAGTTCCAGTAACAACACTTACATAACCATCTTTAAGAGCTTCTTCCTTGATTGTATATTCGATTTTCTTTCCATCTTTATATTCATCAAGATCAGTGAAACTTCCTGTCCACTTATTATCTTTAGATAATTTAAGTGTCTTTCCTGTTTCTTTTCCATCAGCAAGTAATTTAATTGTTACGCTTTCAGGTCTCTTTCCATCTTGGTTATCTTTATCTGCCCAAGCTTTTGTTACTTGTATAGCTGTTTTTCCTGGAGTGTATGAATTCTTAACATCATATCCTTTTACTTCTGTAGTATATCCTTCTACTTTTTCTTCTGAAATAGTGTAGTTGATTTCTTGCCCATTTTCATATTTGTCAAGATTTTCAAATTTCCACTTCCAACCTTCAGCTTCTGTAACTTTCTTTGAATCTATTTTTGTTCCATTCTTTAATAGATTAATTGTTATTTCTTTAGGTCTCTTTCCATCTTGATTGTTATTGTCATTCCAAGTCTTTGAGCCTTCTACAGATGTCTTTTCTGTTTCTCTCTTGTTTATTACATTAAATCCTGTTTCTGAAGTTTGTGCAATAAATCCTGAATATCCATTGCCAACATCTTCTTCTTCGATTGAATAAACAATTTTCTTTCCGTCTTTGTATTCGTCAAGTCCAGTAAAGCTTCCTGTCCAATTATTTGTTTTTGTTAAAGTAAGAGTCTTATCTGTTGCAACTCCATCAGCTAATAACTTAATTGTTACACTTTCAGGTCTCTTTCCGTCTTGATTTTCTTTATCTTCCCAAGCTTTTGTTACTTGAATACTTGTCTTGCTAGGTGTGTAAGAATTCTTGATATTATGTCCATTTATTTCTGTACTATATCCATCTACTTTTTCTTCTGAAACAGTATAATTAATCTTCTTACCTGTCTTTACATTGTATTCATCAACATTTTCAAAAGTATAATTCCAGTTACCATCACCATCTGGAGTTACTTCTTTTGTTTGAACTACTTTCTTATCATCATCAAGTAAATTTACTTTGATTTTTGCAGGTCTCTTTCCGTCTTGGTTATTTGAATCATCCCAAGTCTTTTTACCAGAAATATTAATCTTAATTCTCTTATTAGTAATTGTCTGTATTGCTCCACCTTTAGGTGATACTATCAATGTAAATTCTTCTTCATTTAAAAGATATCCAGTAGGAGCAGTTTTTTCTTTTACTTTATAAGTTCCTGAAGTAAGAGAACTAGAAGTTATAGTTCCATCAGCACCTGTTTTTAATTCAAACTTCTTTCCATCTGGAGCTGTAACTTCGAAAACTGCATTTGCTAATTTAATTGTATTATCTTCAGCATCAACCTTGATTAATTTAATCTTATTAGCTAAATTACCTGTTCCAGAACCACCAGATTCTGCAGAAATATGGGTTCCACTTGTAGTTGTATTAACTTCATTTGAAGTAATTTTTACATTATTATGAAGTGTAGTTCCCGGTGTATAAGTTGTTTTGTAAATAAGACGATATTGGTCACCCTTTACTTCCCCTAAATTAATTGTAAATGTCTTTTTATCAGCAGAAAGTGTGAGTTTGCCATCCAAATTTACATTTTCATAAACTTTTGAATAATCTCCTATACTATTATATTCAACACGAACTAATTTAAAACTACCCGGAATATATGTTTCATCTCCAGTTCCACCAGTTAAATGGTCAGTTATAACTGCATTAGTCAAATGTGCTTTTTTGTAGTTAACTCTAACCCACCATTCTGCTTCATTCGCATTAGCTCCGGATTGTCCCCATTTAGCAAGCATTTCATCTT
Above is a genomic segment from Parvimonas micra containing:
- a CDS encoding Cna B-type domain-containing protein; translated protein: MRRKIYKTLLSLVMVVGMILQVVSSTVVAEGKPVEATIKKFEIQNLSGQKVDKVFVSDRFYLNMDWDASSNGANLNEGDYFDITLPDKMKFPSDTTATEFNIYGEDGKTVIAKAKVIPGPGDKGGKVRVTFTKWVKGKENVKGNVRLAALFDKEQVKKNEKNKFDITVNGKVTPTEITVEGPKELPKDEMLAKWGQSGANANEAEWWVRVNYKKAHLTNAVITDHLTGGTGDETYIPGSFKLVRVEYNSIGDYSKVYENVNLDGKLTLSADKKTFTINLGEVKGDQYRLIYKTTYTPGTTLHNNVKITSNEVNTTTSGTHISAESGGSGTGNLANKIKLIKVDAEDNTIKLANAVFEVTAPDGKKFELKTGADGTITSSSLTSGTYKVKEKTAPTGYLLNEEEFTLIVSPKGGAIQTITNKRIKINISGKKTWDDSNNQDGKRPAKIKVNLLDDDKKVVQTKEVTPDGDGNWNYTFENVDEYNVKTGKKINYTVSEEKVDGYSTEINGHNIKNSYTPSKTSIQVTKAWEDKENQDGKRPESVTIKLLADGVATDKTLTLTKTNNWTGSFTGLDEYKDGKKIVYSIEEEDVGNGYSGFIAQTSETGFNVINKRETEKTSVEGSKTWNDNNNQDGKRPKEITINLLKNGTKIDSKKVTEAEGWKWKFENLDKYENGQEINYTISEEKVEGYTTEVKGYDVKNSYTPGKTAIQVTKAWADKDNQDGKRPESVTIKLLADGKETGKTLKLSKDNKWTGSFTDLDEYKDGKKIEYTIKEEALKDGYVSVVTGTAENGFTVTNTRETEKISVEGSKTWDDANNQDGKRPTEITINLLRNGKKVGSKKVTEAEGWKWKFENLDKYEGGKEINYTISEEKVEGYTTEVKDYNVKNSYTPGKTSVQVTKAWDDKNDQDKKRPNSVTIKLLADGKETGKTLKLSKDNKWTGNFTGLDEYKDGKKIEYTIKEVEVGNGYKTVITGNVKEGFVVTNVRTPNKPKPRVPQTGLRSSSVLYTALVGLSGAVLFAGFRRKKKED